One genomic region from Mastacembelus armatus chromosome 21, fMasArm1.2, whole genome shotgun sequence encodes:
- the dbr1 gene encoding lariat debranching enzyme isoform X1 produces the protein MTTAFWCQQAAVQLPRLCSMKVAIEGCCHGELDKIYETIGYLEKKEGVKVDLLLCCGDFQAVRNEGDMKCMAVPAKYRMMQTFYKYYSGERKAPVLTIFIGGNHEASNHLQELPYGGWVAPNIYYLGYAGVIRYRGVRIGGLSGIFKSRDYRKGHHEFPPYNPDTLRSVYHIRNIEVFKLKQMQMPIDIFMSHDWPRGIYYYGSTEELLRKKKFLRQEVESNTLGSPAAEELLAHLQPIYWFSAHLHVKFAAVMQHPPKGNAPPRVTKFLSLDKCLPYREFLQIVDVPERPGSSEGLEYDPEWLAILKATNNLQRTTPHPWNPPENNGLHERWDFRASEAAMMQVVEDLSGELAIPDNFSQTVPAYDPNKPQPHATPSYNTNPQTTELCAMLGLTDIYTQVGQGDDERGQVQGSTGGEEEEDDEDGNSVGSVDEPSEYPSDTSGLSSSFNPDEITIEDEWEEEDAGSKEAAKGDEDSDAPLGEFHTPSRMVLPEPKSDVLPIHLSTPMNLPPPSHSTPAAAHSLFAAEREELGEGGDEDATAARILKRTSGETGNPGSTGATPRIKRRNQVIYAAVEDDEGES, from the exons ATGACTACAGCCTTCTGGTGTCAACAAGCTGCGGTCCAG CTTCCCCGTCTGTGCAGCATGAAGGTTGCAATAGAAGGCTGCTGCCATGGTGAGCTGGACAAGATCTACGAGACGATTGGCTACCTGGAGAAGAAGGAAGGGGTGAAAGTGGACCTGCTGCTTTGCTGTGGAGACTTTCAAGCAGTGAGAAACGAGGGAGACATGAAGTGCATGGCAGTGCCAGCCAAGTACAGAATGATGCAGACCTTTTACAA ATATTACTCTGGAGAAAGGAAAGCTCCTGTTCTGACCATCTTCATTGGAGGGAACCACGAGGCTTCCAACCACCTGCAGGAGCTGCCTTATGGAGGCTGGGTGGCACCCAACATTTATTACTTGG GTTATGCTGGTGTTATTCGCTACAGAGGGGTTAGAATTGGTGGCTTATCTGGGATCTTCAAATCCCGTGACTACAGAAAGG GTCACCATGAATTCCCTCCATACAACCCTGATACACTTCGAAGTGTGTACCACATCCGCAATATCGAGGTATTCAAACTAAAGCAG ATGCAGATGCCCATAGACATTTTCATGAGCCATGACTGGCCTCGTGGAATCTACTACTATGGAAGTACAGAGGAACTGTTGCGCAAGAAGAAGTTTCTTCGTCAGGAAGTGGAGTCCAACACACTGGGAAGTCCTGCTGCTGAGGAGCTCCTAGCTCACCTCCAGCCCATCTACTGGTTCTCTGCACATCTTCATGTGAAATTTGCTGCCGTTATGCAGCATCCA CCTAAAGGTAATGCCCCTCCACGCGTAACAAAATTCCTGTCTTTGGATAAATGTCTGCCCTATAGGGAATTCTTACAG ATTGTGGATGTTCCAGAGAGACCAGGTTCATCTGAGGGTCTGGAGTATGATCCAGAGTGGCTTGCTATTCTGAAGGCCACCAACAATCTACAGAGGACCACCCCTCATCCCTGGAACCCCCCAGAGAATAATGGGCTGCATGAACG GTGGGACTTCAGAGCTTCTGAGGCAGCTATGATGCAGGTGGTGGAGGATCTAAGCGGTGAACTTGCCATTCCAGACAACTTCAGCCAGACTGTGCCTGCCTACGACCCCAACAAGCCCCAGCCCCACGCCACCCCCAGCTATAACACCAACCCTCAGACCACCGAGCTCTGTGCTATGCTAGGTCTCACCGACATCTACACCCAGGTTGGGCAGGGAGATGATGAACGGGGACAAGTTCAAGGCAGTACtgggggggaggaggaggaggacgatgaAGATGGAAACAGTGTAGGGAGTGTGGACGAGCCCAGTGAGTATCCATCAGACACATCCGGGCTGTCGAGTTCATTTAATCCTGATGAGATCACTATAGAGGATGagtgggaggaagaggatgCAGGGTCCAAAGAAGCAGCAAAGGGAGATGAGGACTCCGATGCCCCACTTGGTGAATTCCACACCCCCAGCCGCATGGTTCTGCCAGAGCCCAAATCTGATGTCTTACCCATTCACCTGTCCACCCCAATGAACCTGCCCCCTCCCTCCCACTCCACGCCAGCAGCCGCCCATTCCCTCTTTgcagcagaaagagaggaaCTCGGCGAGGGCGGTGATGAGGACGCCACCGCTGCACGGATCTTAAAACGCACCAGCGGTGAGACTGGGAATCCTGGCAGCACAGGGGCGACTCCCAGAATCAAACGCAGGAACCAGGTCATCTACGCAGCAGTGGAGGATGACGAGGGTGAGAGTTAG
- the lcmt2 gene encoding tRNA wybutosine-synthesizing protein 4 codes for MPATNRKKKIRDTAVQGTNDSSVVSKASASAQGYFQDVFLQHFICKVARRAPLINRGYYVRWRAVDHCVRRFLHITENCPKRQVLSLGAGFDSLYFRLHADGALDRAVVFEVDFPDVARRKAALINSNVTLRGALDSHLPSGTGAVCVCSSQYCLLGVDVREKAQVEEALGAAGLDWTAPTLILSEVVLTYMETRWSDAVISWAAKLLPQSVFVMYEQIHPDDPFGRIMQDHFLKLNSALHALRQYPDTAAQTCRFLDEGWDQCVCLDMNDFYLGLVPEEERCRVESLEPFDEYEEWHQKCSHYFILTASRGFSMEPSLLTPRPVMSISPRWSPQVLNVRMVPVSVEGLGMASTSMSPGRVLLTGGSSRGGRGAATRVLIRGQEGWRCVGVEPSVDLSVRLYHTVTALPGGGGVVYGGRSSPLNPVRGLFKVTPDPGASSVSLGSEETVTLCVEQMACTGDPPAPRWRHTASLISSQGEDFLFVFGGKNESEAALGDGHFLHLDLQHWTQIPVEGAAPEPRHSHSACSYQGGVVVFGGLGRRGVPLGDTVMLRPTERGFCWERIEVQPPPVPRYAHSAHVTGERLVVVGGVWLHSGAVPGVVVIDLTACSSVEFGLDTSSVPWPLMLHSFCSELTDSRHPELLLVGGGGNCFSFGTHFNPQPVTVDLRPALSKLQPS; via the exons ATGCCGgcgacaaacaggaagaagaagatcCGGGACACCGCG GTGCAGGGAACCAACGACAGCAGCGTGGTGAGCAAGGCGTCTGCTTCAGCTCAGGGCTACTTTCAGGACGTCTTCCTGCAGCACTTCATCTGTAAAGTGGCCCGGAGAGCCCCCCTTATCAACAG AGGTTACTATGTGCGCTGGAGAGCTGTGGATCACTGTGTGAGGAGATTCCTGCACATTACTGAAAACTGCCCCAAGCGGCAG GTTTTGTCTTTAGGTGCAGGCTTCGACTCCTTGTATTTTCGCCTGCATGCAGACGGGGCACTGGACAGGGCTGTTGTGTTTGAGGTGGATTTCCCAGACGTGGCCCGGCGAAAGGCTGCCCTCATTAATTCTAACGTTACACTGAGGGGGGCGTTGGACTCCCATCTACCTTCTGGTACAG gagctgtgtgtgtgtgcagcagtcAGTACTGTCTGTTAGGGGTGGATGTCAGAGAGAAGGCCCAGGTGGAGGAGGCTCTGGGTGCAGCTGGGCTGGACTGGACTGCCCCCACCCTGATTCTCTCTGAGGTGGTGCTTACCTACATGGAAACACGATG GTCCGATGCCGTCATCAGCTGGGCGGCAAAGCTCCTGCCTCAGTCCGTCTTCGTCATGTATGAGCAGATTCATCCGGATGATCCTTTCGGCCGGATCATGCAGGATCATTTCCTGAAGCTGAACTCAGCCCTGCACGCCCTTCGACAGTACCCAGACACCGCTGCACAAACGTGCAGGTTCTTGGATGAG GGCTGGGATCAGTGTGTATGTCTGGATATGAATGACTTCTACCTGGGGCTGGTCCCTGAGGAGGAGAGATGCAGAGTGGAGAGTCTGGAGCCTTTTGATGAATATGAG GAGTGGCACCAGAAATGTTCCCACTACTTCATCCTCACTGCGTCCCGAGGCTTCAGCATGGAACCGTCTCTGCTCACACCTCGTCCAG TAATGTCCATCAGCCCACGTTGGAGTCCCCAAGTCCTGAATGTGAGGATGGTACCAGTTAGTGTGGAGGGGCTGGGGATGGCCTCCACCTCCATGAGCCCAGGGAGGGTCCTGCTAACAGGAGGCTCCAGCAGAGGGGGAAGGGGGGCAGCAACCAGGGTCCTCATCAGGGGCCAGGAGGGCTGGAGATGTGTCGGGGTGGAGCCATCAGTTGATCTGA GTGTCCGGCTCTACCACACAGTCACCGCCCTCCCTGGAGGAGGTGGTGTGGTGTACGGCGGTCGCTCCTCTCCGCTCAACCCAGTCAGAGGCCTTTTCAAAGTGACCCCTGACCCCGGTGCTTCATCTGTTTCTCTGGGCTCTGAGGAAACAGTGACACTTTGTGTAGAACAGATGGCGTGTACAGGTGATCCACCGGCGCCAAGATGGAGACACACCGCTTCTCTGATCAGTTCCCAAG GCGAagactttctgtttgtgtttggtggGAAGAACGAGTCCGAGGCAGCTCTGGGCGACGGCCACTTCCTGCATCTGGACCTGCAGCACTGGACTCAG ATCCCTGTAGAGGGCGCTGCACCAGAGCCCCGTCATTCCCACTCAGCATGTTCCTACCAGGGAGGGGTGGTGGTGTTTGGAGGACTGGGCAGACGGGGGGTACCGCTGGGGGACACGGTCATGTTGAGACCAACTGAGAGGGGCTTCTGCTGGGAGAGAATAGAGGTGCAGCCCCCTCCTGTTCCCAG ATACGCTCATTCTGCCCATGTGACTGGGGAGCGGCTGGTTGTGGTGGGTGGAGTTTGGCTGCATTCGGGTGCAGTGCCGGGTGTGGTGGTGATCGACCTCACCGCGTGCAGCAGCGTGGAGTTCGGTCTGGACACG AGCTCGGTGCCCTGGCCTCTGATGCTTCACTCTTTCTGCTCTGAGCTGACGGACTCCAGACACCCAGAGCTGCTCCTGGTAGGTGGAGGAGGAAACTGTTTCTCCTTCGGGACTCATTTCAACCCTCAGCCCGTCACTGTGGACCTCAGACCTGCACTGTCCAAACTCCAACCTTCATGA
- the armc8 gene encoding armadillo repeat-containing protein 8 isoform X1 gives MSCLLEAPLRISVLSEVTATSRHYVDRLFDPDPQKVLQGVIDMKNAVIGNNKQKANLIVLGAVPRLLYLLQQSSSSLELRTECAVVLGSLAMGTENNIKSLVDCHIIPALLQGLLCPDLIFIEACLRCLRTVFISPVTPVQLLYTDPTVIPHLMSLLSRSQRTQEYITQIFSHCCKTPEHQTVLFNHGAIQKIAPLLISPSYKVRMQALKCFSVLAYENTQVSMTLVNVLVDGELLSQVFVRMMQRDQPIEMQLTAAKCLTYMCRAGAIRTDDSCIVLKTLPCLVRMCSKEHLLEERVEGAETLAYLMEPDVELQRIASTTDHLVAMLADYFKYPSSVSAITDIKRLDHDLKHAHELRQAAFKLYASLGSNDEDIRKKITETENMMDRIVSGLSESSIKVRLAAVRCLHSLSRSVQQLRTSFHDHAVWKPLMKLLQNAPDEVLIMASSTLCNLLLEFSPSKEPILESGVIELLCSLTQSDSPALRVNGIWALMNMAFQADQKVKMEIVRCLGTEQLFRLLSDPDTNVLMKTLGLLRNLLSTRPHIDQIMSSHGKQIMQAVTLILEAEHNIEVKEQTLCILANIADGNTAKELIMTNDDMLQKIKSYMQHSNVKLQLAATFCISNLIWNEEDGSQERQDKLREMGFVDVLHKLTLDSDSNLSDRAKTAMQQYLA, from the exons ATGTCGTGTTTGCTGGAGGCCCCTCTCCGCATCAGCGTGCTGTCT GAAGTCACTGCCACTAGTCGGCATTATGTTGACAGACTGTTCGACCCCGATCCACAGAAAGTGCTGCAGGGAGTCAT TGACATGAAGAATGCAGTCATAGGAAACAACAAGCAGAAGGCCAATCTGATTGTCCTGGGAGCTGTGCCCAG GCTACTCTACCTGCTCCAGCAGAGCTCGTCCAGTCTGGAGCTACGAACCGAATGTGCCGTGGTGCTGGGCAGCCTAGCCATGGGCACTGAGAACAACATCAAGTCCCTGGTGGACTGTCACATCATCCCTGCCCTTCTTCAAG GTCTCCTGTGTCCAGACCTGATCTTTATTGAAGCTTGTCTTCGATGTCTCAGAACGGTCTTCATCAGTCCTGTCACCCCTGTGCAGCTGCTCTACACT GACCCCACTGTGATTCCCCATCTCATGTCTCTACTGAGCCGCTCACAGAGAACGCAGGAGTACATCACACAGATCTTCTCCCACTGTTGTAAG ACTCCAGAGCACCAGACGGTTCTTTTCAACCACGGAGCCATCCAGAAAATTGCCCCGCTACTTATCTCGCCCTCTTATAAG GTCCGGATGCAGGCATTGAAGTGTTTCTCGGTCCTGGCCTATGAGAACACTCAGGTCTCCATGACACTGGTGAATG tgcTGGTGGATGGCGAGTTGCTCTCTCAGGTATTTGTCAGAATGATGCAAAGGGATCAACCCATTGAAATGCAGCTAACAGCAGCCAAATG TTTAACATACATGTGTCGAGCGGGTGCCATCAGGACCGATGACAGCTGCATAGTCCTCAAG ACCCTGCCGTGCCTCGTTCGGATGTGCAGTAAAGAGCATCTGCTGGAGGAGAGGGTGGAGGGCGCAGAGACGCTGGCATACCTGATGGAGCCCGACGTGGAGCTGCAGAGGATTGCCAGCACCACTGACCACCTGGTGGCCATGCTGGCTGACTATTTCAAATACCCGAGCTCTGTGTCCGCCATCACTGACATCAAGAGG CTGGACCATGACCTGAAACATGCACATGAGCTGAGACAAGCTGCTTTCAAACTTTACGCCTCACTAGGCTCCAACGACGAGGACATTCGCAAAAAG atcacagaaacagaaaacatgatggACAGGATAGTCAGTGGCCTATCAGAATCCAGCATTAAAGTCCGTTTGGCGGCCGTCAG gTGTCTTCACAGTCTGTCACGGTCGGTGCAGCAGCTGAGGACCAGTTTCCACGACCATGCTGTGTGGAAACCCCTCATGAAG CTGTTGCAGAACGCTCCCGATGAAGTCCTGATCATGGCCTCCTCGACACTATGCAATTTACTACTGGAGTTCTCACCCAGCAaagag CCCATCCTGGAGTCAGGGGTTATTGAATTACTATGCAGTCTGACGCAGAGTGACAGTCCTGCCCTGAGGGTCAATGGGATCTGGGCTCTGATG AACATGGCGTTCCAGGCAGATCAGAAGGTGAAGATGGAGATTGTTCGTTGTTTGGGTACAGAGCAGTTGTTCCGCCTGCTGTCTGATCCCGACACCAACGTGCTGATGAAGACTCTGGGTTTGCTGCGCAATCTGCTGTCCACACGCCCG CACATTGACCAGATCATGAGCTCTCATGGGAAGCAGATCATGCAGGCAGTGACCCTCATCCTGGAAGCAGAGCACAATATAGAGGTCAAAGAACAG ACGCTGTGCATCCTAGCCAACATCGCCGACGGCAACACAGCCAAGGAACTCATCATGACCAATGATGATATGCTTCAGAAAATTAAGTCCTACATG CAGCACTCGAATGTGAAACTGCAGCTCGCCGCCACCTTCTGCATCTCAAACCTCATCTGGAACGAGGAGGACG
- the crygs2 gene encoding crystallin, gamma S2, whose translation MSGLLYWMDNHSMSGSIKGTSNGPLQHRDLRGSTTSTSTTSKAFPHISSKMGRIIFYEDKNFQGRRYECDSDCTDFHTYLSRCNSIRVESGAWVVYERPNYMGYQYVLTKGEYPEYQRWTGLNDRLSSCKMIHFSNGTQYKMQLYEKADFRGQAFEATEDCPSLLEKFRWREVNSCKVVDGWWVFYEHPNYRGRQYFLEKGEYRKPGDWGAVSPAVQSFRRFTE comes from the exons ATGTCTGGACTGCTCTACTGGATGGACAATCACTCTATGAG CGGGAGTATAAAAGGGACCAGCAACGGGCCACTGCAACATCGAGACCTCAGGGGAtccaccaccagcaccagcaccaccagCAAGGCTTTCCCACACATTTCATCCAAAATGGGCAGG ATCATCTTCTACGAGGATAAGAACTTCCAGGGCCGCCGCTACGAGTGCGACAGCGACTGCACGGATTTCCATACCTACCTGAGCCGCTGCAACTCCATCCGGGTGGAGAGTGGAGCCTGGGTGGTGTACGAGAGGCCCAACTACATGGGCTACCAGTATGTTCTGACGAAGGGGGAGTACCCAGAGTACCAGCGCTGGACGGGACTCAACGACCGGCTGAGCTCCTGCAAGATGATCCACTTT AGCAACGGAACCCAGTACAAGATGCAGCTGTACGAGAAGGCGGACTTCAGGGGCCAGGCGTTCGAGGCCACCGAGGATTGTCCCTCGCTGCTGGAGAAGTTCCGCTGGAGGGAGGTCAATTCCTGTAAGGTCGTCGACGGCTGGTGGGTTTTCTACGAGCACCCCAACTATCGCGGCCGCCAGTACTTTCTGGAGAAGGGGGAGTACCGCAAGCCTGGTGACTGGGGTGCTGTCAGCCCTGCGGTCCAGTCCTTCCGGCGCTTCACTGAATGA
- the rab5b gene encoding ras-related protein Rab-5B, producing MSSRGSGGRSNGTLPQTKICQFKLVLLGDMAVGKSSLVLRFVKGQFDEFQETTIGAAFLAQSVCLDDTTVKFEIWDTAGQERYHSLAPMYYRGAQAAIVVFDITKPETFERAKAWVKELQRQASPNIVIALAGNKADLAEKRLVEYEEAQTYAEDTGLLFMETSAKTAMNVNELFLAIAKKMPKTDTQNPTHAARHRGVNLQDPDAHSTRTCCGGN from the exons ATGAGCTCCAGAGGGAGTGGAGGCCGCTCCAACGGCACATTACCCCAGACCAAGATCTGCCAGTTCAAGCTGGTGTTGCTGGGGGACATGGCCGTGGGCAAGTCCAGCCTGGTGCTGCGCTTCGTCAAGGGACAGTTTGATGAGTTCCAGGAGACGACCATTGGAG CTGCGTTCCTGGctcagtctgtgtgtctggACGACACCACAGTGAAGTTTGAAATCTGGGACACTGCAGGACAAGAGCGATACCACAGCCTGGCCCCGATGTACTACCGCGGAGCTCAGGCTGCGATCGTCGTGTTTGACATCACCAAGCCG GAGACATTTGAGAGAGCCAAGGCCTGggtgaaggagctgcagaggcaGGCCAGTCCCAACATTGTTATTGCCCTGGCTGGGAACAAGGCCGACCTGGCAGAGAAGAGACTAGTAGAGTATGAG GAAGCCCAGACGTACGCCGAAGACACTGGCCTGCTCTTTATGGAGACGTCTGCTAAGACAGCAATGAACGTCAATGAGCTCTTCCTGGCCATAG CCAAAAAGATGCCAAAAACAGACACCCAAAACCCAACACATGCAGCACGACACCGGGGAGTCAACCTCCAGGACCCCGACGCCCACTCGACCCGAACCTGCTGTGGCGGGAACTAG
- the armc8 gene encoding armadillo repeat-containing protein 8 isoform X2, producing MSCLLEAPLRISVLSEVTATSRHYVDRLFDPDPQKVLQGVIDMKNAVIGNNKQKANLIVLGAVPRLLYLLQQSSSSLELRTECAVVLGSLAMGTENNIKSLVDCHIIPALLQGLLCPDLIFIEACLRCLRTVFISPVTPVQLLYTDPTVIPHLMSLLSRSQRTQEYITQIFSHCCKTPEHQTVLFNHGAIQKIAPLLISPSYKVRMQALKCFSVLAYENTQVSMTLVNVLVDGELLSQVFVRMMQRDQPIEMQLTAAKCLTYMCRAGAIRTDDSCIVLKTLPCLVRMCSKEHLLEERVEGAETLAYLMEPDVELQRIASTTDHLVAMLADYFKYPSSVSAITDIKRLDHDLKHAHELRQAAFKLYASLGSNDEDIRKKITETENMMDRIVSGLSESSIKVRLAAVRCLHSLSRSVQQLRTSFHDHAVWKPLMKLLQNAPDEVLIMASSTLCNLLLEFSPSKEPILESGVIELLCSLTQSDSPALRVNGIWALMNMAFQADQKVKMEIVRCLGTEQLFRLLSDPDTNVLMKTLGLLRNLLSTRPHIDQIMSSHGKQIMQAVTLILEAEHNIEVKEQTLCILANIADGNTAKELIMTNDDMLQKIKSYMHSNVKLQLAATFCISNLIWNEEDGSQERQDKLREMGFVDVLHKLTLDSDSNLSDRAKTAMQQYLA from the exons ATGTCGTGTTTGCTGGAGGCCCCTCTCCGCATCAGCGTGCTGTCT GAAGTCACTGCCACTAGTCGGCATTATGTTGACAGACTGTTCGACCCCGATCCACAGAAAGTGCTGCAGGGAGTCAT TGACATGAAGAATGCAGTCATAGGAAACAACAAGCAGAAGGCCAATCTGATTGTCCTGGGAGCTGTGCCCAG GCTACTCTACCTGCTCCAGCAGAGCTCGTCCAGTCTGGAGCTACGAACCGAATGTGCCGTGGTGCTGGGCAGCCTAGCCATGGGCACTGAGAACAACATCAAGTCCCTGGTGGACTGTCACATCATCCCTGCCCTTCTTCAAG GTCTCCTGTGTCCAGACCTGATCTTTATTGAAGCTTGTCTTCGATGTCTCAGAACGGTCTTCATCAGTCCTGTCACCCCTGTGCAGCTGCTCTACACT GACCCCACTGTGATTCCCCATCTCATGTCTCTACTGAGCCGCTCACAGAGAACGCAGGAGTACATCACACAGATCTTCTCCCACTGTTGTAAG ACTCCAGAGCACCAGACGGTTCTTTTCAACCACGGAGCCATCCAGAAAATTGCCCCGCTACTTATCTCGCCCTCTTATAAG GTCCGGATGCAGGCATTGAAGTGTTTCTCGGTCCTGGCCTATGAGAACACTCAGGTCTCCATGACACTGGTGAATG tgcTGGTGGATGGCGAGTTGCTCTCTCAGGTATTTGTCAGAATGATGCAAAGGGATCAACCCATTGAAATGCAGCTAACAGCAGCCAAATG TTTAACATACATGTGTCGAGCGGGTGCCATCAGGACCGATGACAGCTGCATAGTCCTCAAG ACCCTGCCGTGCCTCGTTCGGATGTGCAGTAAAGAGCATCTGCTGGAGGAGAGGGTGGAGGGCGCAGAGACGCTGGCATACCTGATGGAGCCCGACGTGGAGCTGCAGAGGATTGCCAGCACCACTGACCACCTGGTGGCCATGCTGGCTGACTATTTCAAATACCCGAGCTCTGTGTCCGCCATCACTGACATCAAGAGG CTGGACCATGACCTGAAACATGCACATGAGCTGAGACAAGCTGCTTTCAAACTTTACGCCTCACTAGGCTCCAACGACGAGGACATTCGCAAAAAG atcacagaaacagaaaacatgatggACAGGATAGTCAGTGGCCTATCAGAATCCAGCATTAAAGTCCGTTTGGCGGCCGTCAG gTGTCTTCACAGTCTGTCACGGTCGGTGCAGCAGCTGAGGACCAGTTTCCACGACCATGCTGTGTGGAAACCCCTCATGAAG CTGTTGCAGAACGCTCCCGATGAAGTCCTGATCATGGCCTCCTCGACACTATGCAATTTACTACTGGAGTTCTCACCCAGCAaagag CCCATCCTGGAGTCAGGGGTTATTGAATTACTATGCAGTCTGACGCAGAGTGACAGTCCTGCCCTGAGGGTCAATGGGATCTGGGCTCTGATG AACATGGCGTTCCAGGCAGATCAGAAGGTGAAGATGGAGATTGTTCGTTGTTTGGGTACAGAGCAGTTGTTCCGCCTGCTGTCTGATCCCGACACCAACGTGCTGATGAAGACTCTGGGTTTGCTGCGCAATCTGCTGTCCACACGCCCG CACATTGACCAGATCATGAGCTCTCATGGGAAGCAGATCATGCAGGCAGTGACCCTCATCCTGGAAGCAGAGCACAATATAGAGGTCAAAGAACAG ACGCTGTGCATCCTAGCCAACATCGCCGACGGCAACACAGCCAAGGAACTCATCATGACCAATGATGATATGCTTCAGAAAATTAAGTCCTACATG CACTCGAATGTGAAACTGCAGCTCGCCGCCACCTTCTGCATCTCAAACCTCATCTGGAACGAGGAGGACG
- the dbr1 gene encoding lariat debranching enzyme isoform X2 yields MKVAIEGCCHGELDKIYETIGYLEKKEGVKVDLLLCCGDFQAVRNEGDMKCMAVPAKYRMMQTFYKYYSGERKAPVLTIFIGGNHEASNHLQELPYGGWVAPNIYYLGYAGVIRYRGVRIGGLSGIFKSRDYRKGHHEFPPYNPDTLRSVYHIRNIEVFKLKQMQMPIDIFMSHDWPRGIYYYGSTEELLRKKKFLRQEVESNTLGSPAAEELLAHLQPIYWFSAHLHVKFAAVMQHPPKGNAPPRVTKFLSLDKCLPYREFLQIVDVPERPGSSEGLEYDPEWLAILKATNNLQRTTPHPWNPPENNGLHERWDFRASEAAMMQVVEDLSGELAIPDNFSQTVPAYDPNKPQPHATPSYNTNPQTTELCAMLGLTDIYTQVGQGDDERGQVQGSTGGEEEEDDEDGNSVGSVDEPSEYPSDTSGLSSSFNPDEITIEDEWEEEDAGSKEAAKGDEDSDAPLGEFHTPSRMVLPEPKSDVLPIHLSTPMNLPPPSHSTPAAAHSLFAAEREELGEGGDEDATAARILKRTSGETGNPGSTGATPRIKRRNQVIYAAVEDDEGES; encoded by the exons ATGAAGGTTGCAATAGAAGGCTGCTGCCATGGTGAGCTGGACAAGATCTACGAGACGATTGGCTACCTGGAGAAGAAGGAAGGGGTGAAAGTGGACCTGCTGCTTTGCTGTGGAGACTTTCAAGCAGTGAGAAACGAGGGAGACATGAAGTGCATGGCAGTGCCAGCCAAGTACAGAATGATGCAGACCTTTTACAA ATATTACTCTGGAGAAAGGAAAGCTCCTGTTCTGACCATCTTCATTGGAGGGAACCACGAGGCTTCCAACCACCTGCAGGAGCTGCCTTATGGAGGCTGGGTGGCACCCAACATTTATTACTTGG GTTATGCTGGTGTTATTCGCTACAGAGGGGTTAGAATTGGTGGCTTATCTGGGATCTTCAAATCCCGTGACTACAGAAAGG GTCACCATGAATTCCCTCCATACAACCCTGATACACTTCGAAGTGTGTACCACATCCGCAATATCGAGGTATTCAAACTAAAGCAG ATGCAGATGCCCATAGACATTTTCATGAGCCATGACTGGCCTCGTGGAATCTACTACTATGGAAGTACAGAGGAACTGTTGCGCAAGAAGAAGTTTCTTCGTCAGGAAGTGGAGTCCAACACACTGGGAAGTCCTGCTGCTGAGGAGCTCCTAGCTCACCTCCAGCCCATCTACTGGTTCTCTGCACATCTTCATGTGAAATTTGCTGCCGTTATGCAGCATCCA CCTAAAGGTAATGCCCCTCCACGCGTAACAAAATTCCTGTCTTTGGATAAATGTCTGCCCTATAGGGAATTCTTACAG ATTGTGGATGTTCCAGAGAGACCAGGTTCATCTGAGGGTCTGGAGTATGATCCAGAGTGGCTTGCTATTCTGAAGGCCACCAACAATCTACAGAGGACCACCCCTCATCCCTGGAACCCCCCAGAGAATAATGGGCTGCATGAACG GTGGGACTTCAGAGCTTCTGAGGCAGCTATGATGCAGGTGGTGGAGGATCTAAGCGGTGAACTTGCCATTCCAGACAACTTCAGCCAGACTGTGCCTGCCTACGACCCCAACAAGCCCCAGCCCCACGCCACCCCCAGCTATAACACCAACCCTCAGACCACCGAGCTCTGTGCTATGCTAGGTCTCACCGACATCTACACCCAGGTTGGGCAGGGAGATGATGAACGGGGACAAGTTCAAGGCAGTACtgggggggaggaggaggaggacgatgaAGATGGAAACAGTGTAGGGAGTGTGGACGAGCCCAGTGAGTATCCATCAGACACATCCGGGCTGTCGAGTTCATTTAATCCTGATGAGATCACTATAGAGGATGagtgggaggaagaggatgCAGGGTCCAAAGAAGCAGCAAAGGGAGATGAGGACTCCGATGCCCCACTTGGTGAATTCCACACCCCCAGCCGCATGGTTCTGCCAGAGCCCAAATCTGATGTCTTACCCATTCACCTGTCCACCCCAATGAACCTGCCCCCTCCCTCCCACTCCACGCCAGCAGCCGCCCATTCCCTCTTTgcagcagaaagagaggaaCTCGGCGAGGGCGGTGATGAGGACGCCACCGCTGCACGGATCTTAAAACGCACCAGCGGTGAGACTGGGAATCCTGGCAGCACAGGGGCGACTCCCAGAATCAAACGCAGGAACCAGGTCATCTACGCAGCAGTGGAGGATGACGAGGGTGAGAGTTAG